One window from the genome of Malus domestica chromosome 01, GDT2T_hap1 encodes:
- the LOC103448199 gene encoding ubiquitin carboxyl-terminal hydrolase 17 encodes MLVPGIIGFQGLLLLLILLSFFVICHKWKNAAAKKEEILRLVAMASEETAVAEFQATAFFAPVVQPASWPYHCAVCYASTTMRCSKCKAVRYCSGKCQIIHWRQGHKDECQPSIDSMQFQDRSDFDGDTVLHHDGKGSRTNLTPSNTVSWDDKSRKPLSDVVAPEQPRNMSSPLECTKLVNHQEDMSCENKLYKMKSSHTDKAVESTQKFPKANANVSGEAQPENLGSKKQSRRAISTEKLVTDASKSKSSSSNDREDGSKEDGSQSNSASVDEPSSTTEGHLDSISRSEKIEAYHALPAKFSSIPSLPQNSSNGLKTSMRKVVQQFRSSKQLKCNPSSHGDETGKYKVLFPYDLFVKLYSNNSADLYPFGLMNCGNSCYANAVLQCLAFTRPLVSYLLQGLHSRACRKKDWCFICEFEVLLLKAREGKSLLSPIRILSKIHKIGIHLGQGREEDAHEFLRYAVDTMQSVCLKEAGAVGPLAEETTLVGMTFGGYLRSKIKCMKCLGKSEQIERMMDLTVEIDGQIGTLEEALAQFTATETLDGNNRYHCSRCKSYEKARKKLTVLEAPNILTIVLKRFQSRNFEKLNKSIRFPEVLNMSPYMGETSDKSPLYSLYAVVVHLDIMNAAYSGHYVCYVKNNQGEWFKIDDSSVEPVELKRVLSQGAYMLLYARCTPRPPALLGSSAISNGGKSKRRNLEAVPASHTKSKSRCNSAVPRPYTNNQLQNPDPDDWRFHATHRIPAIDSSSESSSIFSSSDASSCSTVSTKESSSNEDFSDYIFGEMGPNWYSQYSRHSSAGITSSLFPNLDVGIKGRNLEGEGNAAILCSDRSRHRRRSTLD; translated from the exons GCTCTAAATGCAAGGCTGTCCGATACTG TTCTGGTAAGTGTCAAATCATCCATTGGAGACAAGGTCACAAGGATGAATGTCAGCCTTCAATCGATTCCATGCAGTTCCAAGACAGGAGTGATTTTGATGGGGACACAGTTTTACATCACG ATGGGAAAGGATCACGTACTAATTTAACTCCATCCAATACCGTATCATGGGATGACAAATCAAGGAAACCTCTTTCTGATGTTGTTGCTCCTGAACAGCCTAGGAATATGTCATCACCCTTAGAGTGTACTAAGCTGGTGAATCATCAAGAGGACATGTCTTGTGAAAACAAGTTATATAAGATGAAATCGAGTCATACTGATAAAGCGGTTGAGTCTACACAAAAATTTCCTAAAGCAAATGCAAACGTATCTGGTGAGGCTCAGCCTGAAAATCTTGGCAGTAAGAAGCAGTCTAGAAGAGCTATTTCAACAGAAAAGTTAGTTACTGATGCCTCTAAGTCCAAAAGCTCATCAAGTAATGACAGGGAAGATGGGTCTAAAGAAGATGGATCTCAGTCAAATAGTGCTTCTGTTGATGAGCCATCTTCGACCACTGAGGGGCATCTCGATTCCATTTCTAGGTCTGAAAAAATCGAAGCTTATCATGCATTGCCTGCAAAATTCAGTAGTATCCCAAGCTTGCCGCAAAATTCTAGTAATGGATTGAAAACATCTATGAGGAAAGTTGTGCAGCAGTTTAGATCCTCAAAACAGCTGAAATGCAACCCTTCAAGTCATGGAGATGAGACTGGAAAATACAAG GTATTGTTTCCATATGACCTGTTCGTGAAACTATACTCCAACAACAGTGCTGATCTTTACCCCTTTGGACTCATGAATTGTGGGAACAG CTGTTATGCTAACGCTGTGCTTCAATGTTTAGCATTTACTCGGCCCCTTGTTTCTTATCTTCTTCAAGGGCTCCATTCAAGAGCAT GTCGAAAGAAGGACTGGTGTTTTATCTGTGAGTTTGAAGTTTTGCTTTTGAAGGCAAGAGAAGGGAAGTCTTTACTGTCCCCTATCAGGATACTAtccaaaatacataaaattggAATTCATCTTGGTCAAGGGAGGGAAGAAGATGCTCATGAATTTTTGAG GTATGCTGTTGATACCATGCAATCTGTTTGCCTCAAGGAAGCTGGGGCTGTTGGTCCTTTGGCTGAAGAAACAACTCTAGTAGGCATGACTTTTGGAGGCTATCTCCGATCTAAG ATAAAGTGCATGAAGTGCCTTGGAAAATCTGAGCAAATTGAGCGGATGATGGATCTTACAGTTGAAATCGATGGGCAAATTGGAACTCTTGAAGAGGCTCTTGCTCAATTTACGGCTACTGAAACTTTGGACGGGAATAATAGGTACCATTGTAGCAG GTGTAAATCTTATGAGAAAGCCAGAAAGAAATTAACAGTTTTGGAGGCACCAAATATTCTTACAATTGTATTGAAGCGATTTCAG TCTCGTAACTTTGAGAAGCTGAATAAGTCAATAAGGTTCCCAGAGGTTCTCAACATGTCCCCGTATATGGGTGAAACAAGTGATAAATCCCCTTTGTACAGTCTTTATGCTGTGGTTGTTCACTTGGACATTATGAATGCTGCGTATTCGGGCCATTATGTATGTTATGTAAAGAACAATCAGGGGGAGTGGTTCAAGATTGACGACAGCTCA GTTGAACCTGTGGAATTAAAGAGGGTCTTATCTCAAGGAGCATACATGCTACTTTATGCAAG GTGCACCCCACGTCCCCCGGCCTTGCTAGGAAGTAGTGCCATTTCTAATGGTGGGAAATCCAAGAGACGGAACTTGGAAGCTGTTCCTGCAAGCCATACCAAATCCAAGTCGAGATGTAACTCCGCAGTTCCAAGGCCTTACACCAACAATCAATTGCAAAATCCAGATCCAGATGATTGGAGATTCCATGCAACTCATAGAATTCCTGCCATAGATTCATCGAGTGAGAGTTCATCCATATTTAGCTCATCGGATGCAAGTTCTTGTAGCACAGTGAGCACCAAGGAGTCTTCCAGCAATGAAGATTTCTCGGATTACATATTTGGCGAAATGGGACCCAACTGGTACAGCCAATACAGCAGGCATTCGTCCGCTGGGATCACATCTTCATTGTTTCCCAACTTGGATGTAGGTATAAAAGGCCGTAACTTGGAAGGGGAAGGGAATGCCGCAATTTTGTGTAGCGACAGAAGTAGACATCGTAGAAGGTCAACCTTGGATTGA
- the LOC103422929 gene encoding cell wall / vacuolar inhibitor of fructosidase 2-like has product MHLLHCFSTIEKYLISTFPSLFSSIPKSRAKKRKKKVYSQMGYSTIFLLFLLTTTFPHQNPNFLVHADSTLIQNTCKNTKYYGLCVSSLKSVPTSKNADTKGLAVIMVGIGMANATATSSYLSSQLISSSTTDTNLKKVLKECADKYGYAGDALQASVQDLGSESYDYAYMHITAAADYPNACHNAFKRYPGLAYPPELARREEGLKHICDVALGIIDNFGG; this is encoded by the coding sequence ATGCATCTCCTACATTGCTTTTCAACCATAGAAAAATACCTAATATCTACTTTTCCTTCGCTCTTTTCCTCCATACCAAAATCTAGagccaaaaaaagaaagaaaaaagtataTTCTCAGATGGGTTATTCTACTATTTTCTTGCTCTTTCTTCTCACAACTACATTTCctcaccaaaaccctaattttctcGTCCATGCTGACTCAACCCTGATCCAGAACACATGCAAAAACACCAAGTACTATGGCCTCTGCGTCTCATCCCTCAAATCTGTTCCCACAAGCAAAAATGCAGACACAAAGGGGTTGGCAGTTATTATGGTTGGGATTGGAATGGCAAATGCAACCGCCACCTCATCCTACTTGTCCTCTCAACTCATTAGCTCAAGCACAACCGACACAAACTTGAAGAAGGTCCTCAAGGAGTGTGCCGACAAGTACGGCTACGCCGGCGATGCCCTTCAAGCTTCAGTGCAGGATTTGGGCTCAGAGTCTTACGACTATGCTTACATGCACATCACTGCAGCCGCAGACTACCCTAATGCCTGCCACAATGCTTTCAAAAGGTACCCAGGTTTGGCTTATCCTCCAGAGCTTGCAAGGAGAGAGGAGGGTTTGAAGCATATTTGTGACGTGGCTCTGGGAATTATTGATAATTTTGGTGGGTAA
- the LOC108171980 gene encoding protein PELPK1-like: MAFPKIFFLLFSVAVLSLSSVRMSQAARHLLDTPAAPPPALPVPTIPSLPKTTLPPLPSVPTLPKTTLPPLPSLPTQPKTTLPPLPSLPTQPKATLPPLPSNPLPTRPTALPPMPSSQIPSLPKSAMPTLPTTLPPLPANPLPSFPTTIPSIPTIPSTIPSIPFLSPPPSN, translated from the coding sequence ATGGCTTTCCCCAAGATTTTCTTCCTTCTGTTTTCGGTGGCAGTGCTATCACTTTCAAGCGTCCGTATGAGCCAAGCAGCTCGCCACCTTTTGGACACGCCAGCAGCTCCACCGCCAGCACTACCCGTCCCTACCATCCCATCTCTGCCGAAGACCACATTGCCGCCGTTGCCTTCGGTGCCAACTCTTCCCAAGACGACATTGCCTCCGTTGCCTTCATTGCCAACACAGCCCAAGACCACATTGCCTCCGCTGCCTTCATTGCCAACACAGCCCAAGGCCACCTTGCCACCCCTGCCCTCTAACCCATTGCCTACTCGTCCAACTGCTCTTCCTCCAATGCCAAgctctcaaattccatctttgcCAAAATCAGCAATGCCCACTCTTCCCACAACACTACCTCCATTGCCAGCCAACCCACTGCCATCATTTCCCACAACAATCCCTTCAATCCCAACTATTCCATCAACTATTCCAAGCATTCCATTCCTCTCCCCACCCCCATCAAACTAA